The Glycine soja cultivar W05 chromosome 19, ASM419377v2, whole genome shotgun sequence genomic sequence AAGGTTAGAATACAAATCAAAATGTTAAAGTATCAAAACTTGTCTAGAGTTTCCACGTCAATAAAAGtgctatattattttattcaatttatctATTAATCTTGGTAGAGATTTAAAATTGTTCACGAGCTCTTCATAAAACCTTAAGCATTTAAGTTGGTATTTGCCACTCCCACTCTtcgtaattaaaattaaatttcagcaCAAAGTAAAGTGGGCTATGCATGTCAAACCTAAATGGCTCCTTCTGTAGGGGATATGTTATGGGTACTAAACTGTCCAACCATTTCGGTATGAAATACAAACATTTACGGTAGGTCATCcattttacatattaaaattagtCTAAATAAAGAAGTTAGTGGTGTGTATCAACAACTGCCAGCAAAAGAAACTGAAAATACTTTGTTTTCATATCCAAATGGAGAAAAATAACAAATCATAACATGCCACAACTGAATATTAAGTTCTTTCagtacaaacaatttttttctaccgACTCCATTCACTTTTAAAGGGAAAATATCATACAGTTCACAATCATACTTGAGAACTATATAGCATCACACTCTTAGTTTTTTTAGATGCCTTTGTATCACAACAAATAATGTGTCATCAAAGACTCAACTCATCTTCTACTTCTGCGGGTATagaagattaattttaaattggcAGTGAAAGGTTGTGTTTCACAACTCTCATGCAATGCAAATACTTACAGTTTCAGGATTTGGGTCCAAAATTCTATATATCAACATTTTTGCTCCCACTGGATACCAAAGAGGGCATGAAAACTCTGTTCTCTCAatctgaaagaaagaaaaaaacgcAGAAAAAACATCAGCATCAACGACAACCCAAATTCTATTTTGATGAAAACATTTTAGACAAGCAACCATTAGATAATGCAATATTTTTTGAGCCTTTGAACACAGAATTGAAGAGTGTTAATCAGAAGAACTCGTAGATTGTCAGAATCACAGCCAGCACCTATTAAGAGCTGCAAGAGACAAATGGTGAAAAATCTCATTTCCAATTCTCACTCAGAATTCAGGGTCAATTTGCTGCTTTGGTTACTCTTTCACCGCATTAAGCTAATAGATAAATTGACCCCATAATAGCAAGTTGTTTACTACTTATTAGTTATTATCATGTTAAATGGctcataaataataattgatgtATTTCAACATATGcaagataaatattttgatttgcatTACAATATATTCTACAGTAAACTATATATTTGACATGTTTAAATTCATGCCTTACTATATAAGGTGGTTAGATCAAGCTCATCAAAAGGAAGATATCCAGCCAGTAGGAGAAAGAGGATAACCCCACAGGACCAAACATCTGCCACAGCACCATTGTAACTCTTATGACTGAGTACCTAAGCtcatcaaaaataaaatgcagATGCCAGTACAAGAATAGTTAGTATTTTACATTTGACATAAACAGAATTACCGAAATTTTAACTAAACAACAAGCCAGGCTTGTACTTTACCTTAGGAGCCACATAGTTCGGAGTCCCACAAGTTGTCCGAAGGATACTCACCCCCTATCAGAATATTCAAAAGTTCAAAGCAGTTTGGTATTATTATATCTTACATGAGTCGAAGTCATATATAAAAGCTAATTTGGTGACAAGCTCACCTGCTCAGGAAATGCACTCAAACCAAAATCGAAAATCTTTATATTTCCTAGTGAATCAAGTAAAAGATTTTCAGGCTGCACaaggcaaaaagaaaaatagaaaattagaaGAAATCACAATAAGGACAACAAACAACTTCTCAGATCTCACTCAATGCAAACCTTTAAATCTCTGTGATAAACTCCCTTACTGTGGCAATAATCTACACCGTCAATAAGCTGTTGGAAATATCTTCTAGAGTCAGCTTCACTAAGGCGTCCATGGTGTATCTGCACAATCATTATTCACCATCAAACATTTCCAATATCTTGAATGGTGATTAATAAAAGTCACAGCAAAAGCTACAAAAGAAGGTTCCATCTTGAGCCACtcacaattttatcaaacaacTCACCACCCGTGATGAACTCCAATATAATATAAAGCTTAGTACGGCTTGCAAGAACCTGAAGAAAAAAGCGTTTTACAACAGAAAGAAGTGCTTGTGAGTGGCAACAGCTAACAACAGAAACATTAATAATGACTTATCAGAGCAAATATTGAGTCGGCATGACTCTTcttttaaaacctttttcatTTAATCAAGGAAGAttctcaaaaatcaaaatatgatttcCAGAACTGTCCCTCACTCCAAAAGTccaaagaatcaaaataaaaaggaaactcTATAATTCTGGTTTTGCTTGTACTTCCCGAAACACTTCTAAACTCCTACTTAACATAACAGCGCATTCCATACTTGACTGGACATCACGTTTTGAAATTGGATGACAACTTAGAAAAGAAGCCAAACAGGCCCTTAATTACGAAAATGGAAAGCAATTACCACATGCCTCGTGCAGGCGAACAACATCAGGGTGCCTAACTAGCTTCATGATCGAAATCTCCCTCTTGATCTGCATAATAGAAAAAGTTAATTAGAAACGCACCATTCGCGAAACTTGTTACAGTGAAAGAAAATTGAGTTTATTAGGAAAGTTAATTAAGAGTGCTTGCTACCTGGTCGACCATCTTGTGCTTGATGATGGTGCTTCTATCGAGCACCTTCATGGCCACGATCTCGCCAGTTCCTGTGTTCTGAGCGAATTTCACTTCCGCAAAGGTTCCCTCCCCATTCAACCAGAGAAATACAAGCAGAGAAACAAGCAACACTAGCAACAATGTGGTATGACAGAGAAACAAGCAGTacctaaaataaaactaaataggGTTTCTAAAAGGAAAGGCAAAAATAGATGTCTGTCATGCCTGTCGTGAACCGCCACGGTGCAATAGTGCAAATGCACGAAACCATACCTACAACAACGCTGACAGCGCGTCATTTGGGTTTCAAGTGACAACAACTATGGCGAGCCGTGACGGTGGCGACCAGCCGGGACGGTGGTGACAACGACGACGAGCCATGACAATGCGTGGAAACGATGGGTGACAGAGGTTAACGAGGGAAACAAAGAAAGAGCGAGGGTGAGAAAGATGAGAGAAACTAGGTTACCAAAGAAGAAAGGAGCAGCAAAAAGTAACTAAGCTAGAAACTAACAATTTGTTTGgtttacattttcattttctgattttatgtcttatttgtattttctattgatttgaatttctgaaaatatgtttggtttgactttttgttttttgttttcatgaaataaaaatatgaaaatttatgatatattgacttcttatctttttgtatttttatatttgtttaaaattataatcattaccaccgcaattttattttagccAAAGTGAAGTTTCTGTTCTCAACTGAAAACACTAAAAacgaaaatttattattttcgttttcattttcttgaacAGAGAATTGTCGGTAGGACCAATGTAGAGGACTCATTCATTCGACTAAGAATCATACTAAACACCTTTATGGGATGTATTCTTTTGTGATTCTAGAAAGAGAGCTTTGTCTTTCTTCCCTCTTGAACAGAAAAGCAGACTTGAACTACTTGTTCTGCTAGATCGACTCGAGGACGGTGAAACATTATGTTGAGAAGAAAGCCTTGACAAGGTGCAATCCTTGTAACCGGGAAAGCCACAAATGGGGGAGGAGGATACGAAGATCACAAGAGTTTGTTTCCCTAAGAGCCCGTAATCCCCCTGAGAAGCCCCGGGATGACACCCAATAGTTACTGTCAAAGTCCATGTCCGCAGGAAGTCAAATCCCGTGATCAAGCCTGAGTTATCCTATTTTGGTTTTGGAAAGCAAGTCACAATCAGATTAGTTAAGATAGTTTtcaacacattttcatcaccgttttctattttcagtgaaaatgaagacagaaaacaaccaaaccaaacacctcCTAAATATTTAAAggcattcaaatttcaaaaacaactTTTAGAAGACCCTCTTAAAATAACCATTGTAAGACATTTTAGAAAATTGTcattatataacttttattatttataaaattgacaAGCTGACATTTTAAGCAATTAAACCGTTTTAAAAtgtgtcataaaaaataatatttttagtacaAGAACAAAATCTTGTTCAAATCCTAATCATATTCACAAATTTCCCAATCTTACAATGACAGACAAAACAGTGACTATAACCGGTGAACTCATGCCATTGCTTTG encodes the following:
- the LOC114400749 gene encoding CBL-interacting serine/threonine-protein kinase 8-like isoform X1, which translates into the protein MKVLDRSTIIKHKMVDQIKREISIMKLVRHPDVVRLHEVLASRTKLYIILEFITGGELFDKIIHHGRLSEADSRRYFQQLIDGVDYCHSKGVYHRDLKPENLLLDSLGNIKIFDFGLSAFPEQGVSILRTTCGTPNYVAPKVLSHKSYNGAVADVWSCGVILFLLLAGYLPFDELDLTTLYSKIERTEFSCPLWYPVGAKMLIYRILDPNPETIETFTKVGQLEKASDAEEYSS
- the LOC114400749 gene encoding CBL-interacting serine/threonine-protein kinase 8-like isoform X2 — protein: MLFACTRHVVLASRTKLYIILEFITGGELFDKIIHHGRLSEADSRRYFQQLIDGVDYCHSKGVYHRDLKPENLLLDSLGNIKIFDFGLSAFPEQGVSILRTTCGTPNYVAPKVLSHKSYNGAVADVWSCGVILFLLLAGYLPFDELDLTTLYSKIERTEFSCPLWYPVGAKMLIYRILDPNPETIETFTKVGQLEKASDAEEYSS
- the LOC114400749 gene encoding CBL-interacting serine/threonine-protein kinase 8-like isoform X3, yielding MLFACTRFLQAVLSFILYWSSSRVIHHGRLSEADSRRYFQQLIDGVDYCHSKGVYHRDLKPENLLLDSLGNIKIFDFGLSAFPEQGVSILRTTCGTPNYVAPKVLSHKSYNGAVADVWSCGVILFLLLAGYLPFDELDLTTLYSKIERTEFSCPLWYPVGAKMLIYRILDPNPETIETFTKVGQLEKASDAEEYSS
- the LOC114400749 gene encoding CBL-interacting serine/threonine-protein kinase 8-like isoform X4 codes for the protein MWFLQAVLSFILYWSSSRVIHHGRLSEADSRRYFQQLIDGVDYCHSKGVYHRDLKPENLLLDSLGNIKIFDFGLSAFPEQGVSILRTTCGTPNYVAPKVLSHKSYNGAVADVWSCGVILFLLLAGYLPFDELDLTTLYSKIERTEFSCPLWYPVGAKMLIYRILDPNPETIETFTKVGQLEKASDAEEYSS